Sequence from the Sphingomonas sp. OV641 genome:
TTTTTGCCGAACAGGGTGGGGCCAAGCTGTTACGACAGCGATGCTGCCCGTTGGCGGGCGCGATAGAGACGCGTTTCGGCCGCCTTCTCGCTTATGTCGAGTATCAGTGCGGTTTCGACTTGGCTGATGCCCTCGATAGTCCGGAGGACCAGCGATTCCTTCAAGGTCGTTGGCAACACGGCGATGGCACGTGTCGCCCGGTCCAGTTCCTGTCGATTGGCTACGGCGTCTTCAATCGCGTTTCGGTCTCCCGGGACAGCCTCGGCCTCCCTGCCAATTGGCACCGCCAATGACAAATTGCCGCACGGCGTGCTGGCCACCCATTTAAGGCAATGGTTCATCGCCATGTGAAGGCAGGGCACATGGCATTCGTGGCAGGGCGTCCATGCACGCCTTCATGTCGGGGTTGATCTGGTGCATCTCTCTACCTCCGTGTGAGTCCCCGCCTGCCCCTGATACGCGCGCCGCGGAATCACCCCTTGTCGCGATCTCCGTCGATCGAGGCGATGCTACATCGCCCATCGGCCGAACAGCGTTGCAACTATGATGCCCGCGCCAAGCATTAGGAGCGTCAGCGCCGTCATCGCGACGATCTGCGGTCCGGTCACGCGCGGGCCCGTCCCCATGCCGCTCATCCCTGCCATCGCATCGTGCTTCATGTCCGGCA
This genomic interval carries:
- a CDS encoding RNA polymerase sigma factor gives rise to the protein MAMNHCLKWVASTPCGNLSLAVPIGREAEAVPGDRNAIEDAVANRQELDRATRAIAVLPTTLKESLVLRTIEGISQVETALILDISEKAAETRLYRARQRAASLS